In Malus sylvestris chromosome 2, drMalSylv7.2, whole genome shotgun sequence, the genomic stretch CTTCAGTAGCTCATCTCTCGAAAACTCCTCAAGCCCCTCCGCAACCGCATTCATTTCTCCTTTCCCACTGTCAAGAACCCCAGTGAATCCTTCCTCGGCCACCACCGGCAACGCCACTTCGTCACTCGAGAACGCCGAATTCACCCGGCAAAACGTCGCCACACCTTCACCGAACCACATTttacgcaaaaaaaaaaaaaaaaaaaatcaatcaaaattcGAAACTAAAGGTGCAAAATTTGAAGAGTGTAGTGTGGGCGGTTGAGGAATTTCAACAAATACTTACCGGAGTACCCGGTGCGGCCTCTTTCGGAGGTGCGGGTGCAGGAGAAAAAGGACTCGTAGCCCTCCGCCATGACCAAGTCGGCGGTCAATTCCTGCCGTCGCAGCTTGGTTTCCTGGAAGCAGATGACGTCGGCGTCCAATGAATTCAGCAATTTGAGCAGAGAGCCGAACTGGGCAATGCGCGGCCGCAGCCCGTTCACGTTGTACGTCACTATCTTcatctccttcctctcttcTGGTTGGAAACCCTTAACCGGCAATTTTCAGAATTTGGAGGTAAAAGAAACCGGAGGTACGTCTAATGCGACGTCGTTCCGAAAAGCCGTGGTAATTTTAGCGATTTCCCTCCGAGCTTGTACCGTATTGTCGATTTGGcccctaaaattttatttggccAATTTTCCTCAATCAATTACTTTAAATTACCAATTTTTACCCATAACTTTTCCGTCATGTTCATCCACATTCCAtcaacttttgttttgtgtaaaaaaaaattcactaacGTGTCGCTAATTTTTATCGCAACTTAgataaacaaaaattagaagaaattgACATTAAAATGACGTGAAGGGAAAAACTAGATGGAAGAAACATGTCAAGTTGAAgagaaaaatcaacaaaatagtCTTTATAAAATTATCAATTTCGAGATATCTTAACGAAACAAAATGTATCAGTCTTTGTCACTTAAAACGTAAGAATTTCAACATTTCGAAGTAACTTTTTAGTTTGACACATGGTACGTAAATAGAGAACAAAGGGCCTATAAGAGTTGAGGCAAAAGTGGTTTCAATTGTTACTAGTTTAATTCTTTGAGTAGAAACGcaaaaaaaagttaaatagTGATGTCATTTTGTGAAAGAGGTCCAAACATCAAGGGTATATTTGTTATCTCACTCtaaaacaattttaataagaaatataaaattcaataaaaaaagggggaaaaaaaataaaaaatccttaTCCGAATCGGAGTGGCATCCATTTCTCCCTGTGGTGGATTTTGCTGTGGAAAGCAAGCTGATATTAGTGTTCAATTTTGTATCTTTGTgattcctctctctttcttcccccaatttcttcaatttgcagtccaatttcttcaatttgcagtGAAGAACAAAACCCTAGCCTCAAAAATTGACCCCAAAATCATGGATCATTGGAAATCCGACGATTTCTCAGCTGCTTCGGCTCCTTCTTCTACTCAACCTCTCCCCTGCAGTCGCCCCCACAACTCCAACTCCGATTCCAggttcccctctctctctctctctgtgtgtaGATTTGATTGGTTTGTTTGAATTCAGCAATTgaatgtttgtttgattgaataatttaggaaaaaaatacaaaaatcatTGATGGGTATGAAGCAGATGAAGTTAAATTTTTGATCTTTACGGTTCGATTTTGTGTGGGCAGGCAAAGACTTGATGTGGAAACGAAGGACCCAATTGTTGCCAGAAAAGTTCAGAAAGCAGACCGCGAAAAGTTGAGGAGGGATCGACTCAATGAGCATTTTTTTGAGTTGGGCAACACATTAGGTATATTTTAGTTGCTGCTCTCTGCTATTCTTTCTGTCATAATTTTCCGGGAATGGCGTGTTTAAACATCGCAATTTGCGTTTGAAGACAAGCAATGTTATCTTGCTAGATAGTTTGACATGAACTCGGATTACATATTTTGATCAACGGTCTTGCTAATTCGCTATGTAGTTAGTTCATGGTGCACGTGCCCTAATTCTGAACAAACATGGACGCCCTTGTTATGTTGGAAATGCAGATCCGGATAGGCCCAAGAACGATAAGGCAACCATCCTTACCGACACAATTCAAATGTTGAAGGATTTAACCGCTGATGTCAACAAACTAAAGGCCGAGTGTTCTGCACTTACTGATGAATCCCGTGAGGTGAGGTGATGTTACTGTTAATGTGTATTATCCTGTGGTTGTAACTTGTGAGGCTGATTATATGCTAATGTTATCGGAATTCTTGTTTATTACAAGCAGCTAACGCAGGAGAAGAACGAGCTAAGAGAGGAGAAGGCATCTTTAAAATCTGATATTGAAAATCTAAACGTTCAGTATCAGCAGAGACTGAGAGTGATGTTTCCATGGGCTGGCATGGATCCTTCTGTTGTTATGGCTCCACCTTACTCATATCCAATGCCTGTGGCTGTCCCTTCCGGCCCAATTCCCATGCACCCATCACTTCAGTCGTATCCTTACTTTCAAGCTCAAAATCCTGCTGCTATGCCCAATCCCTGTTCAACTTTTGTGCCGTATCCGGCACCTGCCAATCCTCCTGTACAACAGCCATCACCGCTGTATGCATCCATCTCCCACCTTTCAAGCAAGCAAGATTCCAGGAGCAGATCATCAGATCATCAAAGGGGTAGCACTGCCGAAAGGTGTGATGACTCCAACGATGTGGCAACAGACCTTGAACTTAAGATGCCAGGATCTTCAACACCACAGGTTAGTTGTAACTTTTTAAGTTATAAAAGCAGCAGAAATGCTTTATGCATAGAAGATGCAAAATTTACTGAATGGGGTTTTACAGGATTCATCTTCTGCAGTTAAAAAGGCCAAGCAATCACAGAGGAAAGATAGGAGTGTTACAGATGGATGCTCATCAAGTAGGCATTCTACATCTCAAGTTGTTCAGGATAGCTCCTCCAACAGCGTAGGTGACGTCCCTAAGCCTAACAAATGAAGTTTCAGTGTCTGTACTTCTGACTTCATCGAACTGCTAACATTGCAAAAGCCTGTTCTTTCTGTGAAACCTGGATACCCAACACCTCCAAAGTCGAAGACTTCAGTATCCAAGCAAGTAAGGGTTTTCTTTGGCTAGTCACAAGTTTTCTCAGCATCATCAATCATAAGGTTGGATTCTGCCTTTCGGTAATTTCTAGGGTAGCCTGAAAACTGTTTTTAATTGTTCCAATCCCATGCAGACTCAAACCCACTGATTGATAATATAGAGGTTTATCTATATGTAAATTATTGTGATCGTCACCTCTATCAAGTAAATGAGCACTACAAAATATACTTGATTAGTATAGCCCCTTTGACAGCCCTTAATGTTAGTGAGGAACagttttatagaaaaaaaaccTCTTCGCCCCTATCATTGGTCCCGATGATTACAGTCGGGTGCAATAACAGTTAGTGGAGGGGTTGTTTTTCTTCAAAATGTTGCTGTTAAGCGTTTTCCTTCCATTACTAAAAGGATGTTTGGGAAGGCATACCAATTGTCCAATTTCATAGGGTTGAGTAAGGAACAGAGATCTGTACTTGTTCAATGTCGTTGACGATCGGACGTGTGGGGCAGGGGTGGTAGGAACCGCGAGCGGAGAGCTGCTGCATCGGCGGAGTAACCTTGCCATGACATTATATTGTAGAGATATGTTCTTTAGAGATGGGCACTTGTAACTCTTCTTGTTATATTTCTCTTTCCTGACAGAGATGAAGTTGTTGGTTGGGAGGGCGAATTTCTCCGATGGCTCTTTTGGCGTTTTATTTGTGGGtattttttagggaactttaacaaaaaacacctggtactgttcattttaacaaaaaatcatatttttacactaaaaagtcaattttggtactattcattttaccatttattttgtcattttcgttaaaactcaaagttttcaagttcttttcattaatttttcttatttttttaactatctattttattttactttaatAAATTTGATATTAGGGTGCAAAGAGATGTTTAAAAAACTAAATGGTGTTTAGTGAGGGCAGTTTAGGAATTAATGTTGGCTGTAGAGATACTACGGTGGTTAAAACAAATAGAATACGAGCATAAAGAGTAAGTTGGGGGTAGAGATACAAAacatgagttcaaataaaaccGATTTTTTTTACATAGTACCAATAAAGCTGTGGTTGGGATCTTTGATAATATCATAATAGCACCGACACCACCATTTAAGCTCCTCCATCCAAGTCCCGTCAACATTCAATTTAAACTGACTAGTTGTGGAACAATGGTTAACACTTGTTAAGTACAAAGGAAACGAAAGAGAGACACAAAGCAACAACGGAGAAGATGATTGATCACATATgttcatctttcttcttcttctagagCAATGCTCTTTGGAAATGACGCAGGCGTTGACGAAACTCAGGGGTTTTCAGAAATTATACGACATGAATTCAAATGGAAATtgaaaagtttgaaatttaTTACAAATTTGAAAACGCATTTTTGAAGGCCTACACGATATCGGATGGCTAAAATCTATCATGGTCATAGAATAACAATAAGTTTGAAAGGGGAGGTCACGTTCTTTTCCGGAAAGTATTATGCGCCCAAAACAGAGATTGGACGTCAAATCCCTGTAAATTCCCGTTGTATCATTTTGCCTTGTCAACTTTAATTAAAGCGCTTCCTTTTCTTTACTTTTCCAAAACTCATCCCAATCTTTTCCTACAtcagaaaaaaattaaaggtaAAAATTTTCAGCTTTCTCCAACATCTTACTATGATTGTACTGAATTGATAAATAACAAAATGTACGTGTCAAAATTCGAAAGAAATTATGGAAAGAATAATAACTAGGTCGTTGCCTTGTGGTTGGTTTATATTGCAGTTACTTATTAACATAGCATCTCATCTTtcctttcatgatcaatttgtGGTCTTGACAACAACAATCCCCTCAAACAACTTTAAGAAATTGGTTGGGAGAAAGAAAAACATATCAAATAATTGGATCTTCATTTGACTGAGGAACTTACAAATGACATGATATgtaaaattcaagaaaatgatAATATCAAATGGAGCCTTGATCTCCCGACCAGTAAAGATTTAACTTAGTTTTAGCCTCGTGCAACAACGTGTTTAACAGTTTATCTCGAATAATATGAGATTTTCTAGATGTCCAGTGAAGCATGATGAGCACTCGACCGTGGCGAGTTCTTCACATCTGTCTGGTAGTACGTGCAGCGTAATGTAGCACATGAGAAACAAAGCAGGAAACTGAATTATACGTTCCCCAAAATATACAAACTGGATTAAGTGCTTTGCAACTCCAGCACCTAATATTGCCCTAGAATGGTCAACGTGAGAATCGTTGTCTCTGCATGCAAAATTTTTAAGAGCAATGCATGCTTCTATGGCAGCCTCACATGCCTTGTAGTCTCTTACGTTCGATGACGCTGATCAGGATCCGCCGTACTGCGACGTCATAGGAACCGTGGAAGGAATCGGAGAGGTCACATCTGCTGAGTTGGCGGAGAAGCCCCGCCAGGTTTTGAGTCTTGGATTTGAGCTCGGGGATCAACTCTTTCGCCGTGGAACTGACAATTGCCCTGTCCAGCGCCTTTGTAACTTGGTCAGCAAGTTTGATCGACTCGGCCAATATTTGCTTCCCCATGGTTGGTTTGCAATGGTAATCAAATTAAAACATACAATCAAGTTTtaacaagaaaaatgaaagtgtccgaaacaagaaaaatcaagaagaagaaaaaataaaagagaaggaaaatcgATAAGAAATTATTTTACATGTTACAGAATGAGTCGTCTTCTCAAGTGAAAGATGAAGCAAGAGAGTGATATTGCAAATATAAAGCAAAACGGGTTTAGAGCCTTTGACCAGGGTGTTTTTTTCCACGTTTAAACGGTGTTGTGTTAGGAACCGGCGTTTAGAACCTCATtacactagtacaaaaacatgtttgcgcgacgcagcAAATTTCATTgcgcaaagtatgtttgcgcgacgcTTGCGCGACGAAGGTATGCGTCGCAcaaagctgttttgcgcgaAAATAGCTTTGCACTACTTTGGCTACATCGCGCAAGATTTTGAAGCAAAACCAAGAGAAGAAGCCAGTTTACAGCTCTAAATAttagattttgtggtattcacttgtgtaaatattttaaattaatggTCAAATcatttcattgtattcatatagggtcaatgagtgtagctctaaaaaatcatcaaaattagagttaaaactaccgttaaatcgtgattttttgtttataaccgtcgaaattttttgtcctgttacttgatctctgaatgtttgttttttgagattttttacgtatgtgatctcgaagtatatacaaacaagtttgacgatttgatcgttgaaactaatttcgtacaatgtgtttcccatcaagttcattggtatatatatttagtaagtagattttaatttatttattttgtacttataagCAAAAgggcaaaagaaaagcaaaacggaaaaaataaaaaataaaaaaaacattttacgcgacgtaggtacacctgcctacgtcgcgcaaagctttTTTGGGCAACGTTGGTGTACCTACGTCGcccaaagtgttttttttttttctccttttgctttttcttttggggttcttgcattacctttttcttttgtggtatctacttgtgtaaatgttttaaattgacgatcaaattggttcattgaattcatatagggttaaagagtgtagctctaaaaaatcaacaaaatcggagttaaaactaccgttaaatcgtgctttttcgtttataaccgtcgaaaagttttgtctcgttacttgatctctgaatgtttgtttttttctatttttggcgtacgcaatctcgaagcatatgcaaacaattttgacggttggatcgttgaaactagtttcgtacaatgcgtttcccatcaaaacggtacattcactaacacttagagtttatttaagggagttttaacgaaaaacccacggtactgttcaccttaacgaaaaaccatatttttacactaaaaagtcaaaactggtactattcactttaccctttattttgttcttatcattaaaactcaaagttttcaagccattttcattagttttccttttattaaatactttcatcaagtataacataagattttgtggtatccactagtgtaaatattttaaattaaagatcgaattagttcattgtattcatatagggtcaaggagtgtagctttaaaaattcatcaaaatcagagttaaaacaaccgttaaatcgtgatttttagtttataaccatcgaaaagttttgtcccgttacttgatctctgaatgtttgttttttgatatttttgacgtatgtgatctcaaagtatatacaaacaagtttgacggtttgatcattgaaactaatttcgtacaaTACatttcccatcaagttcaatggtatacaTGTTTAGtaagtagattttaatttatttattttgtacttattaGCAAAAGGGCAAAAGAGAAGcaaaaggcaaaaaaaaaaaaaagcactttgCACAACGTAGGTGCACCTGTGTCacgcaaagctgttttgcggGACGCAGGTGCACcaacgtcgcgcaaagtgtttttttttttcctccctttgcttttcttgtggtatctacttgtgtaaatattttaaattgacgatcaaattggTTCATTGTATTCAAATTTGTGATCAGGGTTGTTCATAAGGTTGTTGCATATAATTTGTTACTTGCTCAATCTAAATATACATTATCCGTACTTGTAGAGCCTTATTAAACAAGTCGTTTTTGTGTTCATGTCAAGAGAGTCCAACATTTCTGTGTCCATacagattacagacaagctcgGATGCTTCTCTGTAATCTGTATGGACataaaaatgttaattaatcGCTGCTTAGGTATATGTTGATTAATCGAGGGTTTGGGACGTGTTGATTAGTCTGTTGAACCACCATCAGCAACATAAAAGTAGAACACCATGGCATCAAGAGCACCGTAACACTATTATCTGAAAACCTTGATATTTAACATTTCGAAAAAATCATATGGTCAGAGGAGTTGCTAACATCAGATTCTATGCATGTGCATATTTAGTGCAACCATACTATAGAAGATTCACTAAAGCAATTGATTACTTAGATGTTTTCTCTTCAATTAACTGTTACCTACCACATATTGTTTCTGTCAGATCATTGAATCAATTGATTACTTAGATGTTTCCGTCAGATCATCGCAGAGGTCGATTCATTGAAGGAGGAAGTGACAACCCTAAAGGGTCAGCATGAGGTCCAGGGCGAGTAGATGAGGGAACAGATAAGGGCCCAGGGCGAGCAGCTGCAGGCCTATGCCGGGCATATGAGAGGTCTGGTACGAGCGCATACAGATGACCGGCCTCCAAATCTCGCTACCAGTACCTGATCTTGCTACTACACCTTCGACCTCTGAGCCACTTCACCCTGCCGATACCCAGTAGCCACTTCacctagtattttcttttttattcggACATCTtttatgtacattttcatatattttataattaaatacttttctttggttaattaattattgtttagaatttaattacaatattatttaaaaattaagaaaataatatttttgaccAAAACCAAAAAGTGATCTAATccactttgcacgacgaagggGTTACATGCGTCGCACAAAgtggctttgcgcgacgtaggttgCGTCGCGCGAAGTCCCTTTGCGAGACATAGGATGCGTCGCACAAAGCCACTTTCCGCGACGAGGGGGTTACATGACTTTGTGCAAcgtgactttgcgcgacgcagccTACGTCGCACAAAGTGGCTTTGTGCGACGCATGTAACCccttcgtcgtgcaaagccTTCTGTCACTGCCTTGCCGCAACGGTTTTCGCACGACAAAGGTTCGTTGGGCAAATTTTTGCGCGACCttttttgactttgcgcgacgaaggacctacgtcgcgcaaagtgttttttgtactagtgatTAGCTTGTCGGTTAGGGTTACTCCAAGATTTTCTAAACATCCAAACCCCTGTTAGATTAAGGGTTTTCTCTTCAACTTGTTTTCCGGCTTtggaccttttttttctttttaatgtaATTTAGAGTAATAATATCACTTATATGAACTAGTTTTATAAATGATCATGCAAGTTGTTTGTCTCACAAGGCAAAGGTTTAGAAAGGATAAACCAAGATCTTCAACTTTAACATCTTATTGTAATTCTACTGACCAAAATAAGGCAATATCGATATGTAAAAGTATGtactcaaaatacttagaaataAACTTCTATAAAGTAATAAAAGTAGTTTTTGGTAGCCTGAAATTTTGTTTCACATATTTTTATATGAAATTTATTAAAAACATATTCATCACGTACTAGGGATTCATACAGCCGAACTCATTTAATAggataagactttgttgttgttgttatcaaCTTTCACTCCGAAAGTACACTTTTTTGAGTTTATCTTTAACTAGTGCTTCCTCTTCTATCGAAAACTTCCTCAAGTCTGCTATATGATCTAGCTTAACTTGACCACAAGATCATCAATATAAAACTCCAAAGTATGCCCAATCATATTATGAAAGATAGCATCCGGTTGCCCTATAATACACCCATCAAACTAAGAGGCATGACCACATAACAGCACCAACTGCTCTTGACCCTTGACCACATATAAGTTGTCTTCTAATGCTAATTTGATCTGGTTGTACTCTCCCAGCCATGAATGACAGGATTTGATGCCTGAAAACTGCATATATAAGCAAATCCTGAATCGGCATTGGTATTGGTTACTCATACTTTTAGAGTTGCTTGATTTAGATTCTTGTAATCTACACAGATCCTCATTACTCTGATGATTTAGGGTTTAGCGTTTAGGGTTTGTGTCGGTTACTTAAATCATGTTTTCTAAGGCCATCCAAAGTATGAGTAACCAATGCCGATGTACGCCTTAGAAAACATGCTAGTAACCTCGTAAACTCTTCCTTATCCTTTACTTTTGTCTCAGAAGACACTCTCTTTTGAGTTTGTTGGACTGGTCTGTAACCTTCTTTTAAGTTCAATGCATATTGAAGGCAAGAGAGAATGATTTTTTCAATTTAAGAGGATTAGAAGGGTTTAGACATGAAGAAAACCTGTTAGCTTCAACTTAGTCACCGTTTTTTCATTTCTTCGCAACAACTTTGAAAATAATGTTTTATCTAGTAAATCTCATCATCTACACCGAACAAAACCTAAATGTGGATTTGGTTGTTgatcacaaaaaagaaaaggtggATTGGGTTCCAAGTTTCCAACCCATGTCAGCGCAATTGTTTCTAATTGTTTACTAATTTTAGACTTTGGCAAAAGAAGTTCCTCAGTTCCTCTCAAAACACTTTGTGACCGATTTATAATACTTCATGTTTATGATTGAAACTATTCATATGATAAATTACTTTGTAAGTATCACAtatgcaaaaaatcaattagaaataagatcgtttagtcaatcAACTATAGCAAATAAATAGACAGTACGCAGTGATTTTATCGAATTCATTTATACAGTTCGATGACTTAATAATCtcatattttattgattttatatAGAAATGAACTTTAAATAAGTTAATATTACGAGATTTCAATCATAAACACAAGTTTCCTCAAGTTGATCTCAAAGTATTTTGAGGAGAAACTCGTCCTCATCGTTTGAGGAGCTAGTTAATTACTTTGTAAAAAGACCTATTTCTGCTAGGTCATATACACACAGGTTTTGTCCTTTAAGAGCGCGTTTACGTACACGTAATGGGAATCAAAACATGGAATCGTATTCCGATTATGGACCACTCCTGTGTTTACTAAATTTTAAGGAATAAAAAATATGGTGGGATCCACACAAAGTTTGGAATTCAATTCCTCACTTTGGAGGAATTGGATCCCTTGATAGTAAGTGGTATTTGAGTTCCTGAAGAATGA encodes the following:
- the LOC126613873 gene encoding transcription factor bHLH121-like encodes the protein MDHWKSDDFSAASAPSSTQPLPCSRPHNSNSDSRQRLDVETKDPIVARKVQKADREKLRRDRLNEHFFELGNTLDPDRPKNDKATILTDTIQMLKDLTADVNKLKAECSALTDESRELTQEKNELREEKASLKSDIENLNVQYQQRLRVMFPWAGMDPSVVMAPPYSYPMPVAVPSGPIPMHPSLQSYPYFQAQNPAAMPNPCSTFVPYPAPANPPVQQPSPLYASISHLSSKQDSRSRSSDHQRGSTAERCDDSNDVATDLELKMPGSSTPQDSSSAVKKAKQSQRKDRSVTDGCSSSRHSTSQVVQDSSSNSVGDVPKPNK